A window of Clostridium sp. 'White wine YQ' contains these coding sequences:
- a CDS encoding ABC-F family ATP-binding cassette domain-containing protein: protein MIILGCKDLEKSYGTKVILNKLSFSVNEGEKVGIIGANGEGKSTLFKILTGELSQDSGDVFLDKNKTLGYLSQHLALDEDSTIYSEALSVFQELLDIEDRLLVLEEKLKEPYDENKASYHEKLITDYTTLQDIYSHRGGYTYKGEISRVIRGLGFTELDFDKNIFNLSGGQKTRVALIKLLLRNPDILLLDEPTNHLDLEAIEWLEEYLLSYKGSVLVISHDRFFLDKVTTSTFELIQGSIYCYSAPYTKFLELRKKDIEARTKAYNLQQAEIKRQKEIIDRFRSFNREKSIRAAESREKALEKMELLDSPEKEKAASRISFETRLKSGNDVLHIENLKKSYGDNVLFDNLSFDLKRGDKVALIGENGRGKTTLFKIILDNIKPDSGIKVLGRNVELGYYDQEQSDLNLSNTILAEVWDAFPELTTSEVRGALAAFLFKGEDVFKNISLLSGGEKCRINLLKLMLAKGNLLLLDEPTNHLDILSREALEDAILSYDGTLMVISHDRYFLNKVINKIYELNADGIKEYLGNYTYYSEKKKNPTRYEQLNEVQGKTKTQIREEKRKQKESEKEAKASKLRIQNMEKEIANAEDTLLKLQEQQCLPEVYSNPEKSETINKQISEIQNKIDSLYEEWESLVEN from the coding sequence ATGATTATTTTAGGATGTAAGGATTTAGAAAAAAGTTATGGTACAAAAGTAATACTTAATAAATTAAGCTTCTCAGTTAATGAGGGTGAAAAAGTGGGAATTATAGGGGCAAATGGTGAAGGGAAATCCACCTTATTTAAGATATTAACAGGTGAGTTATCTCAAGATTCAGGTGACGTCTTTTTAGATAAAAACAAAACATTAGGATACTTATCTCAGCATTTGGCTTTAGATGAAGATAGTACAATTTACAGTGAAGCTTTAAGTGTATTTCAAGAATTACTTGATATAGAGGATCGCCTACTAGTATTAGAGGAAAAATTAAAGGAACCTTATGATGAAAACAAGGCCTCATATCACGAAAAATTAATAACTGATTACACTACCCTTCAAGATATATATTCCCATAGAGGCGGCTATACATATAAAGGTGAAATATCTAGAGTAATTAGAGGCCTTGGATTTACTGAACTGGATTTTGATAAGAATATATTTAACTTGAGTGGTGGTCAAAAAACTAGGGTTGCACTAATTAAATTACTATTAAGAAATCCTGATATTTTACTACTAGATGAACCTACAAATCATCTAGATTTGGAAGCAATTGAATGGCTTGAAGAATACTTATTAAGCTATAAAGGAAGCGTACTAGTAATTTCTCATGATAGATTTTTCTTAGATAAAGTAACAACAAGTACTTTTGAGTTAATACAAGGTTCAATATATTGCTATAGTGCCCCGTATACTAAATTTTTAGAATTAAGAAAAAAAGATATAGAAGCACGTACTAAAGCATATAATCTTCAACAAGCTGAAATTAAAAGACAGAAAGAAATAATTGATAGATTCAGATCTTTTAATAGAGAAAAAAGTATACGCGCTGCAGAAAGTAGAGAAAAAGCTCTCGAGAAAATGGAACTTTTAGATTCGCCTGAAAAAGAAAAAGCTGCGTCTAGAATTTCTTTTGAAACCAGACTAAAAAGTGGAAATGATGTTCTACATATTGAAAATTTAAAAAAATCCTATGGAGACAACGTATTATTTGATAATCTATCTTTTGATTTAAAAAGAGGAGATAAAGTTGCTTTAATTGGTGAAAATGGAAGAGGAAAAACCACATTATTTAAAATAATATTAGATAATATAAAGCCTGATAGTGGTATAAAGGTACTAGGAAGAAATGTTGAGCTAGGATATTACGATCAAGAGCAATCAGATTTAAATCTAAGCAATACTATTTTAGCTGAGGTATGGGATGCTTTTCCTGAACTAACTACTTCTGAAGTTAGAGGTGCATTAGCGGCTTTTTTATTTAAAGGAGAAGATGTATTTAAAAATATCTCTTTACTAAGTGGTGGTGAAAAATGCAGAATAAATCTTCTTAAATTAATGCTAGCGAAAGGAAACTTATTATTACTTGATGAGCCAACTAATCATTTAGATATCTTATCAAGAGAAGCTCTTGAAGATGCTATTTTATCCTATGACGGAACTCTTATGGTAATATCACATGACAGATATTTTCTAAATAAAGTAATAAATAAAATTTATGAACTTAATGCTGATGGAATCAAAGAATACTTAGGAAACTATACTTATTATTCTGAGAAGAAAAAGAACCCTACTAGATATGAACAACTTAACGAAGTTCAAGGAAAAACAAAGACCCAAATAAGAGAAGAAAAGCGTAAGCAAAAAGAATCAGAAAAAGAGGCTAAAGCTTCTAAACTCCGAATTCAAAATATGGAAAAAGAAATTGCAAATGCTGAAGATACTCTCTTGAAACTTCAGGAACAACAATGTCTTCCAGAAGTATACTCTAATCCAGAAAAGAGTGAAACTATAAATAAACAGATTTCTGAAATTCAAAATAAAATTGATTCACTATATGAAGAGTGGGAATCCTTAGTTGAGAACTAA
- a CDS encoding dUTP diphosphatase, translating into MSEEINVYIKVNEEGAIPTYGSLHAAGCDLYASMDLVIRPGEVKIVPLNFSMAIPNNCEAQIRPRSGLSLKTNIRIPNSPGTIDADYRDVVGVIVENNYNNANLKYEILRNPEIIDELKENYVETSLSKYLKKGQELKILEDIIYLDKKGNPYGTIYIKKNERIAQMVFCEYKKAKFIEHDNPAAIGENRGGGFGHTGV; encoded by the coding sequence TTGAGTGAAGAGATAAATGTATACATAAAAGTAAATGAAGAGGGGGCTATTCCTACATATGGATCTTTGCATGCTGCTGGCTGTGATTTATATGCAAGCATGGATTTAGTAATAAGACCTGGTGAAGTAAAAATAGTTCCACTAAATTTTAGTATGGCAATACCAAATAACTGTGAAGCACAAATAAGACCAAGAAGCGGGTTATCACTTAAAACAAACATAAGAATTCCTAATTCCCCAGGGACTATTGATGCTGATTATAGAGATGTGGTAGGGGTAATAGTGGAGAATAACTATAATAATGCAAACTTAAAATATGAAATTTTAAGAAATCCAGAAATAATAGATGAACTTAAAGAAAATTATGTTGAGACGAGCTTATCTAAATATTTAAAAAAAGGCCAAGAATTAAAGATTCTTGAGGATATTATCTATTTAGATAAAAAGGGCAATCCTTATGGAACAATTTATATTAAGAAAAATGAAAGAATTGCTCAAATGGTCTTTTGTGAATATAAAAAGGCAAAATTTATTGAACATGATAATCCAGCCGCAATAGGAGAAAATAGAGGCGGCGGATTTGGACATACGGGTGTATAG
- a CDS encoding diguanylate cyclase, producing the protein MKLINSRYRIEKTISMGDEINSYLVKDLEDLKVYVLKVIETKVLNERIKEHILSNITWIKNLNFPGLVNVHEFLTIENIDGIVLENRKYAYLIDPIYEDVIKSKILVKSTFDFKLNLFAKVLNIINTLSIKGYKYRNLSLDNVYYSEDEVKLTDILTMEIEKISVINKNREVDILGSSHEIQEYDFNHIEISNIYHGIFEDELENRSINSSKILVLYKNIRDKMFISLNECIDYINIHFEKEYSRFDYNSLNKIIEDVEVIGRDYEIKRFSQVVDNLVSKRNKFSIIGIDGDEGSGKTKLLNYFKTLIYNKFDYNANLIVADDIKRNSGGQIKQKDIFEYFLGFIDKNLIEKYGQYLEEFCRLLALPHDDNEISKSNRELQTINRVAKLLSEITRNKFTVLFVDNIESSSTIFKLLLKYLFLSESQFENLLIVITYNQNKLKKHEDIEELIYNCKLTERYEEYKISYLNEILSRQLIRNIMNTSSELYDFSNKIYKETLGNPMYIIAVVKKLFEDKLLFVSEQTGRWKLNLQQQEIALPRNIELEIERSLNQISTKEYEIMKKMSVINGAVEEDFLFKANVLDKNNYDEFYLLQNKGYISEKISDRAILYEINNNLVKKIVSKSIDEKEKKELHREISKLLEHEIELGHDYNDELIYQFDVLGETKKLIYFCKNRGRQKLESWDNTRAIYYYKKALEAEEISNEEYIEIALILADLYYRQGEIKESTNYYFNVIEKTDSQEDKSLCYSGLAIVGYRIDGIKETEYYLKNSRGILNNLDYKYGEGIYNLALLKHLCFIGKYSEAIEAGESALEICRSEDFDLKGYLNLYIGYCYLNISQGKEAIDCLNKAKNLFNKTFNLRGVISSNIYLGTTLFEIEENLEGALSFFINAQKASDKYQIKDLNLLSEINVAAALMSQRKFAESEDLLLKALEKANEWNHEFYKGIVLSYLSSCYLHLDKLQLAHRYLEASLLVTSKYNIGEVFKKSLKSNEARYLYKIKDYHMALDIMSSVIEESSGLTGQLLSKLRCQYHFYNLRSCKNLEDIISEINIILEEVELIRDEYFKVELTIDTILELNDLAYEDLGRELYKSLSNVCIDEKLILKLNYIKLLYEKNGKLSIVTELQRLLENVDDESLVGKVAIRIGETYEELNIPFNAIECYYMALSLIVNNINSLPNKSKLNYINYGRFLYAYNKFASSLENITGKQLLNKVEYIGSLEEFEDLLHVLEISNLIKNKEFLYELEENYDKCFYNFYKNMYDVFNVFKSDIVSNIDVLTKYLCKITLADGAIVTMQDADGVESIIHTNRAINPKRNVEFFKSRLNIDEGTKIIKKALDSENRFNEELLPKGMKAAICLRIKNRIRIKAAENTQGTLILYSNKYLNNINEKTLEKLEKLIPLFGFLLDKQYLTINSTIDKLTRVYNRKYFEETFADLLESSRLEHKEFSIAIFDVDNFKGVNDKFGHDLGDKVLRSVAATVKDSLEPDNILCRYGGEEFVIIFPNKNKDKALLECDRFREKVRESNILGGRRELTISIGVSNFPLDSTRADELIKRADEALYVAKNTGKNKTVLWDQEYGKVSQANDKLAGILSGNTSNDYRKVNAIMDVIEIIKNRGNLSEKIYELLSRINEIVESDEITFFLIKGDKVKERYSRKRYEDGWYDVSRFNEDLVEEVITNKNGRYLVDWDNVYNQNGSTWMPDWRSLLIVPLIKNGEVKGVVYLSVSINEKEFSYNDLNFVSSLVGIFSAML; encoded by the coding sequence ATGAAGTTAATTAATTCTAGGTATAGAATAGAAAAAACTATTTCTATGGGTGATGAAATTAATAGTTACTTAGTTAAAGATTTAGAAGATTTAAAAGTATATGTATTAAAAGTAATTGAAACTAAAGTCTTAAATGAAAGAATAAAAGAACATATTTTATCAAATATAACCTGGATTAAAAATTTAAACTTTCCAGGTTTAGTTAATGTACATGAATTTTTAACTATTGAGAATATAGATGGTATTGTTTTGGAAAATAGAAAATATGCGTATCTTATAGATCCAATATACGAAGATGTTATTAAATCAAAAATTTTAGTGAAAAGCACTTTTGATTTTAAGCTGAATCTATTTGCAAAGGTACTGAATATAATTAATACATTAAGTATTAAAGGATACAAGTATAGAAACTTATCTTTGGACAATGTATATTATAGTGAAGATGAGGTTAAGTTAACTGATATTTTAACTATGGAAATAGAAAAAATAAGCGTTATAAATAAAAACAGAGAAGTGGACATACTTGGAAGTAGTCATGAAATTCAAGAGTATGATTTTAATCATATTGAAATTTCAAATATTTATCATGGAATTTTTGAAGATGAGTTAGAAAATAGAAGTATTAATAGTAGTAAAATTTTAGTTTTATATAAAAATATAAGAGATAAAATGTTTATTTCTCTAAATGAGTGTATAGATTATATAAATATACATTTTGAAAAAGAGTATAGTAGGTTCGACTATAATTCTTTAAATAAAATAATAGAAGATGTTGAAGTTATAGGAAGAGATTATGAAATTAAGAGATTTTCTCAAGTTGTGGATAATTTAGTTTCTAAAAGAAATAAATTTTCTATAATAGGGATTGATGGAGATGAAGGTAGCGGAAAGACAAAATTATTAAATTATTTTAAAACCTTAATCTATAATAAATTTGATTATAATGCGAATTTAATTGTTGCAGATGATATAAAGAGAAATTCTGGTGGACAAATTAAGCAAAAGGATATTTTTGAGTATTTTTTGGGCTTTATAGATAAAAACTTAATAGAAAAGTACGGACAGTATTTGGAGGAATTTTGTAGGTTACTAGCTCTCCCTCATGATGATAATGAGATAAGTAAAAGCAATAGGGAATTACAAACAATTAACAGAGTTGCAAAATTACTTTCTGAAATAACTAGAAATAAATTCACTGTTTTATTTGTTGATAACATAGAAAGCAGTAGTACAATTTTTAAATTACTTTTAAAATATTTATTTCTTTCAGAATCTCAGTTTGAAAACCTGCTTATTGTCATAACATATAATCAAAATAAATTAAAGAAACATGAGGATATAGAAGAATTAATATATAATTGTAAATTAACAGAGCGTTATGAAGAATACAAAATATCCTATTTAAATGAAATTTTATCTAGACAATTAATAAGAAATATTATGAATACATCATCTGAACTTTATGATTTTTCTAATAAGATATATAAAGAAACACTGGGAAATCCAATGTATATAATTGCAGTTGTAAAGAAATTATTTGAAGATAAATTACTTTTTGTATCAGAACAGACAGGAAGATGGAAATTAAACTTACAACAGCAAGAAATTGCACTTCCAAGAAACATCGAATTAGAAATTGAGAGAAGCTTAAATCAGATTTCAACTAAGGAATATGAAATCATGAAGAAGATGTCTGTTATAAATGGTGCAGTTGAAGAAGATTTCTTATTTAAAGCAAATGTATTAGATAAAAATAATTATGATGAATTTTATTTATTGCAAAACAAAGGTTATATTTCTGAAAAAATTTCTGATAGGGCAATACTCTATGAAATAAATAATAATCTTGTGAAGAAGATTGTATCTAAGAGTATAGATGAAAAAGAGAAAAAAGAACTACACAGGGAAATCTCAAAATTATTAGAGCATGAAATTGAATTAGGACATGACTATAATGATGAACTTATATATCAATTTGATGTTTTAGGTGAAACAAAAAAACTTATATACTTTTGTAAAAATAGAGGTAGACAAAAGTTAGAGTCTTGGGACAATACCAGAGCGATTTATTACTATAAAAAGGCATTAGAAGCAGAAGAAATTTCTAATGAAGAATATATTGAAATTGCTTTAATTTTAGCAGATTTATACTATAGACAAGGGGAAATTAAAGAGTCAACAAACTATTATTTTAACGTAATAGAAAAAACTGATAGTCAAGAGGATAAATCCCTTTGCTATTCAGGTTTAGCTATAGTTGGATATAGAATTGATGGAATAAAAGAAACAGAATATTATTTGAAGAATTCAAGAGGTATTTTAAACAACCTTGATTATAAGTATGGTGAAGGTATATATAATTTAGCCTTACTAAAACATCTTTGCTTTATTGGTAAATATTCTGAAGCTATTGAAGCAGGAGAGAGTGCACTTGAGATATGTAGAAGTGAAGATTTTGACCTAAAAGGCTATTTAAACCTATATATTGGATATTGTTATCTCAATATTTCTCAAGGTAAAGAAGCTATTGATTGCTTAAATAAGGCAAAAAATCTATTCAATAAGACTTTTAACCTTAGAGGAGTAATTTCATCGAACATCTATTTAGGAACAACACTATTTGAAATAGAGGAAAATCTAGAGGGTGCTTTGAGCTTTTTTATAAATGCTCAGAAGGCTTCAGACAAATATCAAATTAAGGATTTAAATTTACTTTCGGAAATAAATGTTGCAGCAGCTTTAATGTCTCAGCGAAAATTTGCTGAGTCAGAAGATCTCTTATTAAAAGCATTAGAAAAGGCTAACGAATGGAATCATGAGTTCTATAAGGGAATAGTCCTTTCCTATCTTAGCAGCTGTTATTTACACTTGGACAAGCTTCAATTAGCACATAGATATTTAGAAGCATCATTATTAGTAACTTCTAAGTATAATATTGGCGAAGTTTTCAAAAAGTCATTAAAGAGTAATGAGGCTAGATACCTATACAAAATTAAAGATTATCATATGGCTTTAGATATAATGTCCTCGGTTATTGAAGAAAGTTCTGGCCTTACAGGACAGTTACTAAGTAAATTAAGATGTCAGTATCATTTCTATAATCTAAGAAGTTGTAAGAACTTAGAAGATATAATAAGTGAAATAAATATAATATTAGAGGAAGTAGAATTAATAAGAGATGAATACTTTAAGGTTGAGTTAACCATTGATACAATACTTGAACTTAATGATTTAGCTTATGAAGACTTGGGTAGAGAGTTATATAAATCTTTAAGCAATGTTTGTATTGATGAAAAGTTAATTTTGAAGCTAAATTATATTAAGTTGCTATATGAGAAAAATGGAAAGTTATCTATAGTAACTGAGCTCCAAAGGCTTTTAGAAAACGTGGATGATGAAAGCTTAGTTGGCAAGGTAGCAATTAGGATAGGTGAGACTTATGAAGAGCTTAACATTCCGTTTAATGCTATAGAGTGCTATTACATGGCTTTAAGTCTAATTGTTAATAATATAAATTCATTACCAAATAAAAGTAAGTTAAACTATATCAATTATGGACGCTTTCTATATGCATATAATAAGTTTGCAAGTAGCCTAGAAAATATAACTGGAAAGCAACTATTAAATAAAGTAGAATACATTGGTTCTTTAGAAGAATTTGAAGATTTATTGCATGTATTAGAAATATCAAATTTAATTAAAAACAAAGAATTTTTATATGAGTTAGAAGAAAATTATGATAAGTGTTTTTATAACTTTTATAAAAATATGTATGATGTATTTAATGTATTTAAAAGCGATATAGTAAGCAATATAGATGTTTTAACAAAGTATTTATGCAAAATTACCTTAGCAGATGGAGCTATTGTAACTATGCAGGATGCAGATGGGGTTGAATCTATAATTCATACAAATAGAGCAATAAACCCGAAAAGAAATGTTGAATTTTTTAAGAGCAGATTAAATATTGATGAAGGCACTAAAATAATAAAAAAAGCTTTAGATTCAGAAAATAGGTTTAATGAAGAGCTATTACCTAAAGGAATGAAAGCTGCAATATGCTTAAGGATAAAAAATAGGATTAGGATTAAGGCAGCTGAAAATACTCAAGGTACATTAATCTTATATTCTAATAAGTATTTAAATAATATAAATGAAAAAACTCTTGAAAAATTGGAGAAATTAATTCCGCTATTTGGCTTTCTGTTAGATAAACAATATCTAACAATAAATTCAACTATAGACAAGTTAACAAGAGTTTATAATAGAAAATATTTTGAAGAAACCTTTGCTGATTTACTAGAAAGTTCTAGACTAGAGCATAAAGAATTTTCAATTGCTATCTTTGATGTAGATAATTTCAAAGGAGTGAATGATAAATTTGGACATGATCTAGGAGATAAAGTTTTAAGATCAGTTGCAGCAACCGTAAAAGATAGCTTAGAACCTGACAACATATTATGTAGATATGGAGGAGAAGAGTTTGTAATTATTTTCCCTAATAAGAATAAGGATAAGGCTTTATTGGAATGTGATAGATTTAGGGAAAAGGTTAGGGAAAGTAATATACTAGGGGGAAGACGTGAGCTTACTATAAGTATAGGGGTTTCTAATTTCCCACTTGACTCTACAAGAGCTGATGAACTTATTAAAAGGGCAGATGAAGCATTATATGTTGCAAAGAATACAGGGAAAAATAAGACTGTACTTTGGGATCAAGAGTATGGAAAAGTAAGTCAGGCTAACGATAAATTAGCAGGAATACTATCAGGAAATACAAGTAACGACTATAGAAAAGTTAATGCTATTATGGATGTAATTGAGATAATAAAAAATAGAGGTAATTTATCAGAAAAGATATATGAGCTTTTGTCTAGAATAAATGAAATAGTAGAATCTGATGAAATAACCTTTTTCCTGATTAAAGGTGATAAAGTTAAAGAAAGATATTCGAGAAAAAGGTATGAAGATGGTTGGTATGATGTTTCTAGATTTAATGAAGATTTAGTAGAAGAAGTAATAACAAATAAAAATGGCAGATATTTAGTAGATTGGGACAATGTATATAATCAAAATGGCAGTACATGGATGCCAGACTGGAGATCACTTTTAATAGTTCCTTTAATAAAAAATGGTGAAGTCAAAGGAGTAGTATATTTGTCTGTTTCTATAAATGAGAAAGAATTTAGTTATAATGACTTGAATTTTGTAAGTTCATTAGTAGGTATATTTTCGGCTATGCTTTAA
- a CDS encoding efflux RND transporter periplasmic adaptor subunit, whose product MKNKKIIRNISILCVIAIAAFGVYKLSVGKKKDISVRTSKANVKDLKSYLSTTGKVESANTKDYYTSQLKVTKIYVKVGDSVKKGDTLVSFDTSDLDLAIKQAQISYNNAQLQYNDLISKKGTIDNNIKQLDDTIKQLEGKTDPASAQALALAKLNRNQLVPISDTQIKQAQSAVDLAKIQLDSAKNKVSTMGGSIVADFNGTVTALNLSEGSVGNPTIKALTLQDLSALKIKISLNKNDSSKVTVNSKVVIHGPEGDIPGVVSFIDPAAKQDTSNPLAAGEVSLGGEIKLTEDIKGLKVEFDVDVDILLGEKSGALSVPAEALKAAKGNKYYVYVVKNGEVKEVEVKVGLQTESDAEILLGLNAGDEVILNPNENITNGTKVTVSY is encoded by the coding sequence ATGAAGAATAAAAAAATAATTAGAAATATTTCAATCCTGTGCGTAATTGCAATTGCTGCATTTGGAGTATATAAGTTATCAGTTGGAAAGAAGAAGGATATAAGTGTACGAACTTCAAAAGCCAATGTAAAGGATTTAAAATCATATTTAAGTACTACCGGAAAAGTGGAGTCAGCCAATACTAAGGATTATTATACATCACAGCTAAAGGTAACAAAAATATATGTTAAGGTTGGAGATAGTGTAAAGAAGGGGGATACCCTTGTTTCTTTCGATACAAGTGATTTAGATTTAGCAATTAAGCAAGCACAAATATCTTATAATAATGCGCAGCTTCAATATAATGATTTAATCAGCAAAAAAGGTACTATAGATAATAACATTAAGCAGCTGGATGATACAATAAAACAATTAGAAGGTAAAACAGATCCTGCAAGTGCTCAAGCATTAGCTTTAGCAAAATTAAACAGAAACCAATTAGTACCAATTAGTGATACACAAATAAAGCAAGCACAAAGTGCGGTAGATCTTGCAAAAATTCAGCTAGATAGTGCTAAGAATAAAGTATCAACAATGGGAGGAAGTATTGTAGCAGATTTTAATGGTACAGTTACAGCACTTAATTTATCTGAAGGCTCAGTAGGAAACCCTACTATTAAAGCTTTAACTTTACAAGATTTGAGTGCTTTAAAGATTAAAATATCATTAAACAAGAATGATTCAAGTAAAGTAACAGTGAATTCAAAAGTAGTAATACATGGACCTGAAGGTGATATTCCTGGAGTAGTTTCATTTATAGACCCTGCGGCAAAACAAGATACTTCAAATCCTTTGGCGGCTGGGGAGGTATCTTTAGGTGGTGAAATAAAACTTACGGAAGATATAAAAGGATTGAAGGTAGAATTTGATGTAGATGTAGACATTTTATTAGGAGAGAAGAGTGGGGCTCTTTCAGTACCTGCTGAAGCTTTAAAGGCAGCAAAAGGGAATAAGTATTATGTTTATGTAGTTAAAAATGGCGAGGTAAAAGAAGTTGAGGTTAAAGTAGGATTACAAACAGAATCTGATGCTGAAATATTATTAGGACTTAATGCAGGAGATGAGGTAATCTTAAACCCAAATGAAAACATAACTAATGGTACAAAAGTTACAGTATCATATTAG
- a CDS encoding SpaA isopeptide-forming pilin-related protein produces the protein MFQSSQEETRFPLEGNENNDIFESYLRNDDGYEYDCQSEGDICNDFHEEDCDDHHEDQHHEHHHGERGSIVVYSKFRSASGEPLSGVKVNLYRLTGGCPRLISSKITDCNGRVIFDNLPNGFYRVVEEIDKRFFQRPTYIPWNEVEINDAVETATIIVVNRLRRRDCRRNDCGCELAIILLLFFCGGWGFWF, from the coding sequence ATGTTTCAAAGTAGTCAAGAAGAAACTAGATTTCCACTAGAAGGAAATGAAAATAATGATATATTCGAGAGTTATCTAAGAAATGATGATGGATACGAATATGATTGTCAAAGTGAAGGTGATATATGCAATGATTTTCATGAAGAGGATTGTGATGACCATCATGAAGACCAACATCACGAGCATCACCATGGAGAAAGAGGCAGTATCGTTGTTTATTCGAAATTTAGAAGTGCAAGCGGAGAACCTTTATCTGGAGTAAAAGTTAATCTATATAGACTAACTGGAGGATGTCCTAGACTAATAAGTTCCAAGATTACTGACTGTAATGGTAGAGTGATTTTTGATAATCTTCCAAACGGATTCTATAGAGTAGTAGAAGAAATAGATAAGAGATTCTTCCAAAGACCAACTTATATACCTTGGAATGAAGTTGAAATCAATGATGCAGTAGAAACAGCTACTATTATAGTTGTAAACAGATTACGAAGAAGAGATTGCAGAAGAAATGATTGTGGCTGTGAATTAGCAATAATTTTACTTCTATTCTTCTGTGGAGGTTGGGGCTTCTGGTTTTAA
- a CDS encoding ABC transporter ATP-binding protein, protein MLQIKNVRKTYRTGDIVYEALKGVSLEVKKGEFTAIMGPSGSGKSTLMNVLGCLDRMDEGTYILNNQDVSNLTDNQLALIRNKEIGFVFQNFNLLPRMSILENVELPMVYGGIGAKERRERALNALDRVGLTPWIKHRPNEISGGQKQRVAIARAIVNSPSVIMADEPTGNLDSKVSEEVMKIFQQLNDEGATIIMVTHEPDIAKYTKRILKVRDGNIVEDDVVKDRIVL, encoded by the coding sequence GTGCTTCAAATAAAGAATGTAAGAAAAACGTATAGGACGGGAGATATTGTATACGAAGCTCTTAAAGGGGTGTCATTAGAAGTCAAGAAGGGAGAATTTACTGCAATAATGGGCCCTTCTGGTTCTGGAAAAAGCACACTTATGAATGTGCTTGGATGTTTAGATAGGATGGATGAAGGAACATATATATTAAACAATCAAGATGTTTCTAACCTTACAGATAATCAATTAGCCTTAATTAGAAATAAAGAAATAGGATTTGTATTTCAGAATTTTAACTTATTACCTAGAATGAGCATATTAGAAAATGTTGAACTCCCAATGGTATATGGGGGAATCGGAGCTAAAGAAAGAAGAGAAAGAGCATTAAATGCATTAGATAGAGTTGGATTGACTCCATGGATTAAACATAGACCTAATGAAATTTCAGGAGGACAAAAGCAAAGAGTTGCTATAGCAAGAGCTATAGTGAATAGTCCATCTGTTATTATGGCTGATGAGCCTACAGGAAATTTGGATTCAAAGGTTTCAGAAGAAGTAATGAAAATATTTCAACAACTTAACGATGAAGGAGCAACAATAATAATGGTAACTCATGAACCAGATATAGCAAAGTATACAAAACGAATACTTAAAGTAAGAGATGGTAATATTGTTGAGGATGATGTGGTTAAAGATAGAATAGTACTATGA